The Verrucomicrobium spinosum DSM 4136 = JCM 18804 DNA segment GACTTTTATCATCGCGTCTGGATGTACTACGACAAGCCAGAGGCGTGGAAGCAGCAGAAGAAGACTGAGTACGGCAACAAGGGTCAGGGGACCCCGGCCATGGATGGCGAAAATCGCACCATGTGGATCTTCGAGCCTCACGTGGCAGAGCAGGTGTTCGAGGATTATGTGAAGGAGTTCAATATTCCCGTGCTGCGGGATGAGTGGCTGGATCGCGCCAAGGGGGTGAAGAAGGAGGGCAGTCGCATCACTGGCATCACCATGCTCAGCGGCAAGACCCTCACGGGAAAGATGTTCATCGATGCCACTTACGAGGGTGATCTGATGGCTGCGGCGGCTGTGGACTACCACGTGGGTCGTGAGGCCAACAGCAAGTATGGTGAGACGGCCAATGGCGTGCAGACAGGCGTCTTGCACCACCGGCATCACTTCGGAGTGCTGAAGGACAAGATCAGCCCCTACGTGGTGCCCGGTGATCCCAAGAGTGGCGTGCTGCCGAGAGTCAGCGCCCAGCCCCCGGGAAAATTTGGTGAGGAAGACAAGCGGGTGCAGGCCTACTGCTTCCGCATGTGCCTGACGGATCATCCTGAAAATCGAATCCCATTCGAGAAGCCGGACGGTTATGATCCCAAGCAGTATGAGATGCTGGTTCGTGTATTTGATGCTGGCTGGAGGGAGACGTTTGAGAAATTCGATCCCATCCCGAACCACAAGACGGATACGAACAACCACGGCCCCTTCAGCACGGACAACATCGGGTACAACTATGACTACCCGGATGCCTCGTACGAGCGGCGGAAGGAGATCATCAAGGAGCATGAGACTTATCAAAAAGGCTGGCTCTACTTCATCGCCAATGATCCACGGGTGCCATCTGAAGTGCGCAACGAGATGAAACGCTGGGGATTGCCCAAGGATGAGTTCAAAGACAATGGGAACTGGTCTCCGCAACTCTACATCCGTGAAGCCCGCCGCATGGTGGGAGCCTTCGTCATGACAGAGAATGAGCTGCGCAAAAAGAAGCCCACCCCGGACTCCGTGGGCATGGGCTCCTACACGATCGACTCACACAATGTCCAGCGCTACATCACGCCCGAGGGCTATGTGCAGAATGAAGGCGACATTGGTGTCTCCACCAACGGGCCCTATGAGATCGCTTATGGCTCTCTGGTGCCGAAGAAAGGTCAGGCAGACAACCTGCTGGTGCCCGTCTGTGTCTCCAGCACGCACATCGCCTTCGGCTCCATCCGCATGGAACCGGTGTTCATGATCCTGGCCCAGTCTTCCGCTACTGCTGCTGTCCTGGCCATTGATGCCGGTACCGCCGTGCAGGATGTGCCCTACAAGGTGCTGCGTGAGCGCCTCCTCCAGGATGGTCAGATTCTGGAAGCGCCGCATCTTATCAAGACGGAGGCGAAGGGGGGCATGGATCCTGCCAAGCTGAAGGGCGTGGTGGTGGACGATGCCAAGGCGGAGTTCAAGGGGAACTGGGGGGAAAGCAAGGTCGCCAGGAGATTTATTGGCGAAGGCTACCACCATGATGGCAATGTGAACGATGGCAACTGCACTGCCCGATTCGAGACCGTGCTGCCCAAGTCAGGTGCCTACGAAGTGCGTCTGGCGGTGCCGCACAACACCAACCGCGCCTCCAACGCCAAGGTCAAAGTGCTCACTCCTGACGGTGAAAAGGTGCTTTCCGTGAACCAGAAGGTGATGCCCTCGATCGACGGTCTCTTCGTCTCGCTGGGAACTTTTCAGTTCACGAAAGACGTGGCAGCAGTGGTGACCATCTCCAATGAAGGTGCCGATGGCTACGTGGTGGCTGATGCCGTGCAGTGGCTTTCGAAAAATTAGGAATTAGGGAATGATGAATTAGGAATGAACTCCGCGACTCGTTTCGGGTTGCCGGTGACGAAGGTCTCAGTTCATTCCTAATTTAGAATTCCTAATTCATCAGGGTTGCCTCTATTCGTCCGGCAGCAGTTGTTCTGCAATTCTGTCGGAGAGGGCTTTGCCGGCGCGGGTGAGGATCACCCGGCTGGCCGTGGCGGTCACGAGGCCCTCGGTGACCAGCATCGTCAGGGCTTCGGTTTGGGAAGGCGCGACGCGCTCGCGGCTCATGCCTTCGGCGGTACGCAGTTCCAGGGCCACACGTTCAATGAGCCACTGGCGGTCGCTGAGTTCTTCGGATTCTGTGATGGGCAGACGCCCTTCCTGGACAAGACGAATGTAGCCTGCGGTATCGGAGATGTTCTTCCATCGTACCCGTTGGACGGTGGAGCTGGCGGAAGGGCCGAGGCCAAGGTAGTCGGCGCCTCGCCAGTAGGCCTGGTTGTGCACGGAGCGATGGCCGGGGCGGGCGTAGTTGGAGATCTCGTAGTGCTCGAAGCCGGCAGCCTCGAGGATGTCCATGGTGGACTGGAAGTGGTCAGCGTCACGGTCCTCATCTGTGTCCAGCACACCGGCCTGAAGCTGGGAGAGGAACTCGGTGTCCTCCTCATAGGTCAGATTGTAACACGACACGTGATCGGAACCCAGCGAAAGCGTTTTCTCCAGGCCGGCGTTCCAGACCTTCAACGTCTGGCCGGGGATGGAAAACATGAGATCAACGTTGAGACTGGGGATGCCGGCTTCACGCAGGATCTGAAAGGTCTCGGCGGCTTCATCCGGCGCGTGATCCCGGCCCAGCAGCTTCAAGGTGGGTTCGTCCCAAGCTTGCACGCCCAGGCTGATGCGGGTGACACCCAGTTCCTTCAGCAAGCGGGCCTTGCTGGCGCTCACCGTTTTGGGATTGGCCTCCAGGCCAAACTCATCGAGAACGCTGCCGGATGCGGCGGCAGCTTCCTTTAATCCCGTTAGCAGGTCGGCCAGATGCTTCTCGCTCAACGCGGTCGGCGTGCCGCCACCCAGATAAATGGTGCGGGCGGTTACTGGCATGGTGCGCTGGTGCAACTCCAGTTCCCGGAGCACAGCCTTTACAAAGGCTCCCATATCTGTGCCGCCCAGGGTGTGTTTATAGAAACTACAGTATGGGCAGATCCGATGACAAAAGGGGATGTGAAGGTAAAGATGAGACGGCAAGAGACAGAATCAGATTTCGGATTTAAGATGGAACAAGGAGAAATGTCCAACCAATGAATGGAGCAGAAGAACTGGGCGGGAAACTGCTGGAGGGGGTGTCCCGATCCTTTTATCTCACGCTCAAGGCACTGCCGCAAGGATTGCGAGAGCCGCTTTCCCTGGCGTACCTGCTGGCGCGGGCGGCGGACACCATGGCGGATACGATCCAGGTGCCCGATGCGGTGCGTTTGACCTGCCTGGCCGAGTTTGAAAGGCGGGTGAGACTGCCGCTGCGTGATCCGATTGCCGAGGGGGTGCTGGTGGCCCGCTTGCTGGTGGATTTTGTTCCGCATCAGGAGGATGCGCATGAGGCGCGTCTTCTGGAGCGCCTGCAGGAGGCTATGAATGCTTTCCACGTGTCTCCCGAGGGCCAAAAGTCTGCCATGATGGGGGTGCTGGGCCCCATCATCCAGGGGCAGATGCTGGATATACAGCGCTTTCCTGGAGACGGACAACTGCGTGCGCTGGCAACAACCCGCGACCTGGATGACTATACCTACCTGGTGGCTGGCTGTGTGGGGGAGTTCTGGACGCGCTTGTGTGCGACGGAAGCAGAGGGCTCCTTCAACGAGGGGGTGAGCCTGGATGAGATGGTCAAGCGGGGCATCCGCTATGGAAAGGGTCTGCAACTTGTGAACATTCTGCGCGATCCTGGGAAGGATCTGAAACTGGGGCGGTGCTACATTCCTGAAGAGGCGCTCCAGACCGCGGGGCTGAGTGTGGCGGCGGTGCAGGCGGATCCGGCAAAACTCATGCCGCTCTTGACGCCGTGGAAGAAGCTGTGCCGTGAGCACCTGCACGAAGGCATGCGATATCTCGATGAAGTGAGCAACAAGCGCCTGCTCTATGCCACGGCCTTGCCGTTGCTGTTGGGGATCAAGACGCTGGCACTGATTGAGGCCGCAGACTGGCCCACCCTGCAAGCGGGTGTGAAAGTGTCCCGCGGGGAGGTGAGCAAGGTGCTGCTGGAGGCGGGTATGGCGGTGCTGCGAAAGGGAGGGATGAGAAAGCTGGCGGAAAGATATTTCGGGGGTCGGTGAACCGGTGATTCGGTAATCCAGTGATTCGGTAAAACGGTAACTCAGTGGATCAGAGGTGTGATGCCGTGAGTGTGGTCATCAGCGCGCCAGCGTCTTGGAGTACGGTGGCTTGACACCGTTTTCTGGCCGTGGGCGGAGATTGCCAACCTAGCCGTCTCAGCGAAGCCTATCGTGCGAGCCGTTTTCACCCGGCGGCTGCATCTACATGGTTCGTCCGCTTTCTCGACTGGCGAAAGCGGTGTCAAGCCACCGACACTCCAAGACGCTTCGCGTGTTTGGATGCTGGTGGGCAATGATATGCGATAAGGCCTATGCCCCCCTCGCCGAACTACGCCGCAGGCGCTGGCTTCGTGGCAGGTGCTTTCTCGATCAGCGGCGGGCCTTCATCAGGCTCAAGCCAGCTTCGCCAGCCTTCTTTGATCTCCAACCAGGCCCATTCCGCCAGGAGGGGGAAGAGACGCAGGGTGTCACTACGCTTGAGCATGAAGCCGGGGATGAGGCAGCGATTGGCTTTGTTGGTGCGGCCGAGGGTGCCGACGCGGCGACGGCGGCGGGCGATCTTCGCAAAGCGCCGATTGTAGGTGCTCATCAACTTGGAGAAGATCACGCCGCTGGGCGGGGAAAAAGGAGGGGCGTAGAGGGCGGTCTCCCCGTGATTGTAAGGAGCCTCCACGACGCCCCAGTAGTAGAGGCCGAGGTCGAGGCGGAAGGCGAGGCTCATGAGGTCGAACTCACCCATGTATTCGTACTTGTCCTTGTAGAGGGACTCAAACCAGCGGCGGTGACAGACGCTGAAATCGCGGTTGTACTTCACCACCAGTTCGGTCATGGGTTTGCCATTGTGTTGCTGGGTGATGAGATTGGCAGCGCTGCTGGTGGTGAAGGAGATCCAGTCCATGCCCGGACTGTAGAACGGGTCCATGAACGCGGCCGCATCACCCACGAGCACAAATCCGTCACCGGCAAAGGTGGTGCTGTAGTAGGCCAGATTGCGACGCCAGTGGACGTCCTCCTCGTCATACTCCGCGTCGGCCAGCATTTCCGAGGCCACAGGGTGTTTCATGAGGAAGGTCTTCAGACGATCTGCGACCTTGCCGCCGTCTTGGGGAAAATCGACGATGCGCTGGTCAAACACCACGCCCACACTGACGGAGCCGCCTTTCAGGGGGATCCACCAACTCCACCAGCCGTCGCCAATGATGTGGTTGGTGGCGGTATTGCGAATGCCGTACACGGCGCGGGACCATTCAGGATATTTTTCCGCCAGTTCGCGGGAGTCCCAGTCTTTGACATTGGTCCACCGGGACCAGGCTGCGGCCGTGGGGTGCTCGGTGTTGCTGCGCCACCAGCCATTTTTCCGCGCCAGCACGGCTGCCAGACCGGAGGCGTCCACGATCCAACGGGTGCTGACGGTGCGCTTCTGGCCCTGGTGGCTTACGTCCAGCGTCTGCATGCCACCGTCGTTTAGTGTCACATTCGAAACGGTGGCAGGGCGGATGATTTCGGCACCGGCCAGCCCGGCCCGGCGCAGGACCTCCTCATCAAAGGTGGAGCGGTCGAGCTGGTAGGAGGCGATGCGGGAAAGGTACTTGGCCCCAAGCTCGCTGGCTTCAGAGACATTTTTGACCTCTTCGTTCTTGAACCAGAAACGCAGGCCCTGCTTTACGAGCTGATTCTCATTGAGGTACTGGGTGAGGCCGAGCACGCGCCCCATGAAGAAGGCGCTGACCTCCACCGTGGCCTCGCCCACACGACGTCCCAGTTTCTCTGATTTTTCTACAATGAGGAGCCGGACGCCGGGATTGTGCCGGAGGATCAGCGTGGCGGTGGCGGCACCGGAAAGGGCACCGCCAATGACGACGACATCGTAGGTGGAGTCAGAAGAGGGGGGCTCAACTTGCATGGTCTTTTTCATGCCACAATCATTGCGTTTTGTCTACGTCCGGGCGGGGTGAGGCTGACCATCGGGCTCGGCCGACTTCTGAGCGCCGAACCAGGTGAGCAGCGGGCCGGTCAGGGCGGTGGTGGCCAGGGCCATGATCACCAGCATGGTGAAAACGCGGTCGGATAGAATTCCCAGTTCAAAACCGATGTTGAGGGCGATCAGCTCCATCAGGCCCCGGGTGTTCATGAGGGCTCCCAGTTGGAGAGAGTCGCGCCAGCCCATGCCGGTGAGTCGGGCGGTGAGGGCGGTGCCGCCCAGTTTGCCCAGTGACGCCACAGCAATGATCAGCAGGCAGAGCAGCCAGCCCGACCAGTCGTTCAGCAGCCCGATCTGCGTGCGAAGCCCCGTGAACGCGAAGAAAAGGGGAAGCAGGAGGACGGAGCTGAAGTTCTCAATTCGAACGTTCAACTTGTGACGGAACCCGTGGGCGTGCGGCATGATGGCACCGGCGAGAAAGGCACCGAACAGTGCGTGAATCCCGATGACCTCGGTGCAGAGCGATGCTGCGACCACAATGCACAAGACGGTGGCCATCACGCCCTTTGAGGGATCCTCCGCCTGGAGGCGTTTTTCTCCCAGCAAGCGGGGCAGGCTTGGACGGATGACGAGAACCATGATCCCGATGAACCCTGCTATGAGCAGGAGGTTCAATGCCGAGCCCGTGATGCTGGTAGAGCGGGCAATGGCGACGACAAAGGCCAGGATGCTCCAGGCAGTGACGTCATCCACGGCGGCGCAGGTGATGGCCGTGCTGCCCAGGAAGGTCTTCGTCATGCCGCGTTCCTGAAGGATGCGGGCCAGCACCGGAAAGGCGGTGATGCTCATGGAGATGCCCATGAAAAGAGCGAAGGCCATGAAGGTGGCTCCTTCAGCCGCCATGCTGGTATAAAGGAAATAGGCAAGCACCACTCCCAACAGATACGGGAAGACGATGCTGGCGTGGCTCACCACCACCGCCGTGTGCGCCTTGTTCCGTACATGTCCGACGTTGAGATCCATTCCCACGGAGAACATGAAGAGACACACACCCACCTGGCTGAGAAGTTTGATGGTGCCCAGTGAATCCGCCGGGAAGACAATGTGGAAGAGATCGGGCGTCAAATAGCCGAATAATGAGGGGCCGAGAAGAATGCCGGCGGCCATCTCTCCCACCACTGAAGGCTGGCCCATGAGGGTGAACAGCTTCCCCACCAGCCGTGACGCCGCAATGATGACCACGAGCTGAAGGAACAACTGGCTGAGAGGATTCTTGAAATGTTCCTCCAGGTTTGCCACCATGGCCTCACCCGCGGACTGGGTGGCGGGGGGGGCAGCGTGAGCTGCTGATGCTACGTGGGAGCTAAATCCTTCTGAGGCGGGCAGGTTGGCACCAGTATGAATAACCGCAAAAATGGCGGCTGAGGCGATGGTCAGGATAAGGACATAAATCACGGAGATGCGATTCATGGGGAGCAGGGGAGGGGGAGATAGGTTGACGAAGCGCGCGAAAAAAGGCCCGCCTCCTCCTTTGGGAAAGGCGGGCCTCGCATGCTTCAAAAGCGTCAGGATGTGGCGGCCAGCTCGGGAGTCTTCACCTCGGGTTCGCCGAGGGGGAGATCGTCTGGCAGGGGCACCAGCTCGCGGATTTGATCCCAGAGGACGCTGTAGTCCTTGTTCACATCGCCGCTCAGACAATCGGTCACGGCACCTTGGGCATCAGGATGATTGCGGATAAGCTGGCCAAAGCTGAAGTTGGGGTCATAGAAGGCGTACACGAGCTTCCGCATGTTCTCCACACCCTGGCGGAGCTCCTGGGAGTACTTGGTGAAGCGGGCAGGGCCGAGGTCGTTTTCCTTGAGCGCCTTGCTCACCTCCTCCCCGGCCAGGACACCGCTCTTCATGGCAAACATAAGGCCGCTGCTGAACACAGGATCCAGAAAGGCAAAGGCGTCGCCCACGAGGAGGAGGCCATCGCTGCCACAATGCCTGGCGTGGTGGGTGTACTCACTGGTAATGTGGTACTGCCCCACCTGCTGGCCGTGGGACAGGGATTCCTTGATCCACACATTCTCTTCCACCTCGCGCTTGAAGATGCCTTCGGCGTCCTTGATGCCGTCTCGGGAGAGGTACTTGCCCTCTGCCACCACCCCCACACTGACCATGTCATCGTGCTGGGGGATGTGCCAGAACCAGCCTTTGTCCTTCACAAAGGCCACTGTGGTCTGACCTTCATCAATGCCCGGTTCACGGCGTGAGCCTTTGTAGTAGGTCCAGACGGCCACCTTGTTCAAGTAAGGGTCACGCACGCGCCAGCCGTTGCGGACGGTGGTGAAGGCTTCCTTGCCCGTGCAGTCCAGAGTGATGCGGGCGTGATAGTCCGTGATGGTGCCGTCGTGGCTCTGAGCGCGCACCCCAATGACCTTCTGATCTCCGTCACGCAGCAGTTCGAGGACTTTGGTCTGCTCCTTCACCTCCACACCCTTCTCTCGGGAATTGTCGAGGAGGATCTGATCGAACTCCGAGCGCAGCACCTGCCAGGTGGAGGCGACGGTGTCCTTGTCATAGCGGTTGAAGAAGTAGAACGGCTGGCTGGTGCGGCCATGAGGGGGCACGAAGCAGACGCTGTACTTGTTCACGAAGTGGGACTTCTTCATGCGCTCCACCAAGCCCAGTCGCTCCAGCGGGAAGTAGGTGAAGGGGATGAGGGACTCGCCAATGTGGTAGCGGGGGAACTTCTCCCGCTCCAGGAGGAGCACCTTGTGACCTTCCTCTGCGAGGATGGCCGATGAACTGGAGCCTGCAGGACCGCCGCCAATGACAATGACATCGTATGAGGTGCTCATGCGTGAATGTGGACCAGGTTTTTAATGCCGGAAATGACATTTTGGCATGGGTGTTATGCCGGGTTGATATGAGGGATCAAGGGGTAAGGGAAGAGGGAGAAGGGGCTCAGCCAAGTGACCCACAAGCGGTTGCGAGAATCCCCGGCCAGCGCGTTGCGCCAGGGAAACCAAGAACCAAGAACTTTTTACGCCTTATGCTTCTCCATCCACTCCTTGCCTTCTGGGGTGTCGCTGAAGAGGACGCTGGGGACGTTGCGGATGCCGCTGCGATTCCCTGAGCGTTCTTCGCGTTTGGTGATGACGATGAGCTCGTCACAGAGGCTGAATGCGTAGGGGATGTTGCCGCTGGACATGGAGAACACGCCCTGGAGGTCGAGTTCGCCGATGGCGCCGATACAGTCCTGAATGCGCTCGCCGGAGAGCTTGGAGAAGGCTTCGTCAATGGGGACGAGGGCGAGGGAGGGCTCTTTCCAGCGCGTCTCATGCCGGTTGTAGGCGTGCAGGTAACTGGCGAGGATGGCGACGAAGTAGGGGCTCTGGTTCTCGCCCCCGCTCATCTTGCGGCCTTGCTTGTCCACATCGATGGGCGGTGCATCCGGATTGTGGATGTCTGTGATCTGGAGCTTGTAGTCGTAGTACTGGCGGTAGTCCAGCAGGCGGGCCGCCTCTGGAGTGTTGGCATGGTGGACGAGGGTGTTGAGGAATGAGTCCAGGGCCTGGCGAAGCTCTCCGCCAATGCTGTTGTAGAACAGGCCGTCTTCCTGGTGAAGCGCGTTGAGGTCGATGAGTTCGCGGTAAAACTTGAAGTCCGGGTTGGGCTCGCGGCGGATCTTGTAGAGGTCCCGGCCAATGGGGCGCTTGAGCTGCTTGTTGAGGAGGAAGATGATGTCCTCCACCCGCTTGAGCGCGCGCTGCATGCGGCTGAGGACCTGGGTGCGGAAGAGCGTCTCCCAGCGGGCCTTCTCAGACTGGGCCTTCTTTTCGTACTCAATGATGCTGGCCCCTTCGATGCGGGCAAGCACCCGCTCATACGGAGCAGCGGTCCGGCCGTCTTCGGGCAGGTCGTCGAACTTGGGCTGGAAGGTTTTCTTGAAGTCCGTCATGGCCTGTTTGAGATCGCCTTCCGAACGGATGGCCTCCTCACTGGCGGCGGCGCGGGCTTTCTCGAACTCGCGGGCCATGACGTCCGACACCATGTACCGGTTGCGCATCTCCTCGCGCCAGGTGCGAAGGCGTTCGAGGTGCAAGGAAATATCCACCTGCATCTTGGTGCGGGTGAAGGCCTCCAGGCTCTCATTGAGCTCCTGGCGGCGCTTGTCCAGCATCTTCTCTGTCTGCTCAATCTCGCGGTGGCTGCCTTTGCCGACGATGTCGAGCTTCTCGCTGTTCCATGCGCGGATGCGGGGTTGCCATTCCTCCGCCTGCTCGGCGATGGAGGCGTAAGCAGAGGTGTCCAGATCGGCGAGGGTGCGACGGGCTTTCTCCAGGTTGGACTCCATCTCGGGCAGCGTCTCCAGCTTGCTGAGATCCTGCACCATGCTGTTGTGATCCGGGATCATCTGGGGCAGGAGGTTGATTGACTCCTGAACTGCGCGCTCGATGGGCTCAAGCCGGCGGATCTGTGCCTCGACTTCCTTCAACTGGCTGGCCTTGATGTCGCGCTGGCGTTGCAGGCCGCGCTGACCAATGAAAGGCAGTCCGTCATAGTGGCGGGCGCGGCGGGCCTGGGCGTCGCGCAGGGTGAGGCCGTCTGGCAGGATGGCGGCGGAGTGTTTTTCCAGCTCTGCCAGCGTCTCTACGCAGATCATGCCGCCAAAGAGGTGGTCCAGGATGGCGCGGGCCACGGCGTCGTCGGTCTCAATCTTTTCAGCGAGTGATCCCGGTAGGACCTCCCGTGACAGGGCCAGCGCGCGACGGGGGTGAATGAGGGACTCGGCCGCTGCGAGCACGCTCTGTGAGGCGGGCTTGAGTTCGTGGTAAATCTTCAGCGCGTCCTCGTAGTGCTGCTCGGGAACCACGATGGAGAACTTGTCGGTGAAGGCCACTTCCAGCGCCTCGCGCCAGCGTTCGTCCGTCACTTCACAAAGGTCTCTCAGAGCCCGGGCAGTGGGCTCGCCTGGGAGGCGGGGGAGCCGCTCATTGAGCGTGTGCAGCAGTGGCTGAGGGATCGGCGGCAGGCCGGAACGCAGGGCGGTGAGCTGCTGGCTGAGCTCTTCCTCATGACGACGCAGGGACTGGAGCTTCTGCGTCTCATTGCTCACGGAGCGGCGCAGGTCCTGGCAGAGTTGCTCTGCGGCCGCACGCACGGCGGAGAGAGCGTTGAAGGTGGCGTGGGCTTCGCAATCATCCAGGGTGCGGATGGCCTTTTCCATCGCACGGCCATCCAGAGGGGCCACGATGGAGGCGGCCCGCATCTTCTCCAGCCACTCGCGGGCGTTGTCCACACGTCGGCGCAGGCGGTCTTCCACGCGTGCTTGCAGGCTGCTGAGGCTTTCCACGCGCCCTTCCAGCTCTTTGACCTGGGCGCTGAGCTGGCCGTAGAGACGACCCTCGGAGGTCTCATTGAGCACGGCCAGCAGACGCTCACGCTCGGCGGTGGCTTGCTGGATCTGGCGGTCAAGTTCGTCCAACTGGGCCTGCTCCGCTGCATGGGCCACCTTCAGATCTGCCAGTCGCTTTTCGCCGCTCTCCACCAGTTGCTTGGCGTGCTCATGAGAGAGCTCGCCATGAAGATAGCGGGCCACATCGCGGTCGCGAATGGAGGACTCGAGCTTTTGAGAGAGATCACGGATGCGTTGCAACCGCTCCAACTGGGCGCGGAGAGATTTGAGCTCCTGCTCATAGGATTGGAAGTCCCGATAGCTGGCGGTGACATCCTCCACGGGCACTGATTCCCCAGGGAGCACGAAGCGACGGCAGAAGTCGTCAAAGCTCTTGAGGTTGGTGAAGGACATGGCGCTGGGGAGCAGGCGGTCCAACACTTCGCGGTTGAAATTCAGGTGTTCCGGGTTGCTCATGTCCCGCAGGTACTCGCGGGAGGAGGCAAAGGTGCGACCGGCACGGGCATCAATGAGGGCGCGAAAGGCGGGCAGCTCGCTGGGGCGTTTCTTGCCATCCAGCCAGGCGGTGAGGAAGTCGGCTCGCTCCAGGCTGCCTTTGCAAAAGAAGGGGGTGATCTGGCCGTCGTTCTCGCTGGCATTGCGAAACTCAATGCGCAGGCCCCACGTCTCGATGCGCTGGCCACCTGGCCAGGTGAACTCCAGCGCTACATAGGTGGTGGCCCCTTTGTCGCGATAATAGGTGGGTTGGCCGTTCTCCTCCCGCTTCGTATCGAGCAGGCAGTAGCCCTTGAGTGTGCGGTCACTCTGGGTGCCGGTGGCGCTGCGGTTGAAGTGATGGCGCGCCTTCTCCGGGCCCACCAGCACGAGCATGACCAGGTCCATGAGGATGGACTTGCCGGATCCGGTGAGGCCGGCGAGCACGAGGTTTCCTTTAACCGCCAGGCTGTCCTGGTAACCATACCAGTTGAGCGCATGAATGCGCGTGAGCCGGATGGCGCGGCTGTGGTGGGCGGAGGTGCCTGGCAGGGCGGCTCCGGAAAAGTCCGGGTCATCCAAGGCGGGGGCTCCAGAGGCGGCGGGCATGTTCGGGTAAGGGGAAGAAAAGGGTGGGGGAGGAGCTAGGCTGCGAAGTCGTCTTCCACTGCCCCGAGCGAGCCGGGGGTGGTGTCTGGCACTGCGCCTTCCAGGTCTGTAGTTTCCTCGCGTTTGAAGACGGACGCACTGCGGGTCCAGTCTGCCAGATCCTGAAACGGCACCACGCGGCGGATGGCGGGCAGGACTTCGATGCCGGAATCTTCAAAGGGCTCGGCCAGCGTGAAGCGGATGAGATTGAACCGGGCGGCCTGACGCAGGATCTCCCGCAGGCGGGTGCGGGTGGGCAGGCTGGCGAGGTCCGGGAGAAGCTGATCCTTCAGGAGGGAATTGAGTTCGCCCACGCTGAGCAGTGCCTGAGTCTGGCCTTCATCACGCCACCGCACATCCCCGGCGTACCACAGCGCCAGCCAGATCAACGTCGCGTCCTGACGAAGCCGAAGCTGCAGGCTGGCGATCCGCGGCAGGGCCTGGACCATGCGCTCCTCATGAAGAAGGGCCACGTCCAGCCCCAGCAGGGTGGCGGTCTCTCTCAGCCATTCAAAGTTCTGCCGGCACCAGTGATAGAGGGCCGACTGGCCAGCCTCCAAACCGAGGATGGAGCCGTGCGTGAGCAGCTCCTGAAGCGCATCCCCGAGCTGGGCACGATCCGCCTCCGGCAGACGCAGGAGAGTCTCCGGCGGCTGGTCCACATGGAGGAAGTCGGGATCGTGGGTGGGCATGGATGAGAGAGGGAAAAGGGGAGAGGGGTAAGGGAGAAGGGCTGATTAGGCGCTTCGCGCTACTTTTTAATGAGCCGGAACCGCTCCACTCGGCCTCCCGGGAAGGGATCGAGGGTGGGGGATTCTGTTTCCTCGACCTGGCGGTCGGTTTCGAGGCGGTAGCGGGCGTCGGGAGACTCTGCGTGGAGGATGAGCGCGAGAAGGTCTGCGGTGCTGCGCGTTTCCTCCCATGGCAGATCGGCGCTGGAGATGGCCGCACCTTTGCCGCCGGGCATGTCCGCGACGAAGGCGTTGGCACGGCGGACGGAGAGGGACTCTTTGAGCGCACGCTCCATGTCCCGCAGGCCGGCATCGCGGTCCTCGTCGGAGAGTTCCTCATCCGCCATGGCTTCCTGTTCCAGGGCGGTGCGCCGCTGAGGAGGCTCGTACAGTGAGTCTCGGCCTGCCGGGATCTGGGCCTCCGGCATACGGCAGGGGGGCAACTCGGGCTCGAGCTCC contains these protein-coding regions:
- a CDS encoding squalene/phytoene synthase family protein encodes the protein MNGAEELGGKLLEGVSRSFYLTLKALPQGLREPLSLAYLLARAADTMADTIQVPDAVRLTCLAEFERRVRLPLRDPIAEGVLVARLLVDFVPHQEDAHEARLLERLQEAMNAFHVSPEGQKSAMMGVLGPIIQGQMLDIQRFPGDGQLRALATTRDLDDYTYLVAGCVGEFWTRLCATEAEGSFNEGVSLDEMVKRGIRYGKGLQLVNILRDPGKDLKLGRCYIPEEALQTAGLSVAAVQADPAKLMPLLTPWKKLCREHLHEGMRYLDEVSNKRLLYATALPLLLGIKTLALIEAADWPTLQAGVKVSRGEVSKVLLEAGMAVLRKGGMRKLAERYFGGR
- the hemW gene encoding radical SAM family heme chaperone HemW; the encoded protein is MPSHLYLHIPFCHRICPYCSFYKHTLGGTDMGAFVKAVLRELELHQRTMPVTARTIYLGGGTPTALSEKHLADLLTGLKEAAAASGSVLDEFGLEANPKTVSASKARLLKELGVTRISLGVQAWDEPTLKLLGRDHAPDEAAETFQILREAGIPSLNVDLMFSIPGQTLKVWNAGLEKTLSLGSDHVSCYNLTYEEDTEFLSQLQAGVLDTDEDRDADHFQSTMDILEAAGFEHYEISNYARPGHRSVHNQAYWRGADYLGLGPSASSTVQRVRWKNISDTAGYIRLVQEGRLPITESEELSDRQWLIERVALELRTAEGMSRERVAPSQTEALTMLVTEGLVTATASRVILTRAGKALSDRIAEQLLPDE
- a CDS encoding FAD-dependent oxidoreductase, which codes for MVSTLIVGLPLAARAEEYDVVVYGGTAAGVIAAVQAKKMGKTAVVVGPDKHLGGLSSGGLGFTDTGNKAVIGGLSRDFYHRVWMYYDKPEAWKQQKKTEYGNKGQGTPAMDGENRTMWIFEPHVAEQVFEDYVKEFNIPVLRDEWLDRAKGVKKEGSRITGITMLSGKTLTGKMFIDATYEGDLMAAAAVDYHVGREANSKYGETANGVQTGVLHHRHHFGVLKDKISPYVVPGDPKSGVLPRVSAQPPGKFGEEDKRVQAYCFRMCLTDHPENRIPFEKPDGYDPKQYEMLVRVFDAGWRETFEKFDPIPNHKTDTNNHGPFSTDNIGYNYDYPDASYERRKEIIKEHETYQKGWLYFIANDPRVPSEVRNEMKRWGLPKDEFKDNGNWSPQLYIREARRMVGAFVMTENELRKKKPTPDSVGMGSYTIDSHNVQRYITPEGYVQNEGDIGVSTNGPYEIAYGSLVPKKGQADNLLVPVCVSSTHIAFGSIRMEPVFMILAQSSATAAVLAIDAGTAVQDVPYKVLRERLLQDGQILEAPHLIKTEAKGGMDPAKLKGVVVDDAKAEFKGNWGESKVARRFIGEGYHHDGNVNDGNCTARFETVLPKSGAYEVRLAVPHNTNRASNAKVKVLTPDGEKVLSVNQKVMPSIDGLFVSLGTFQFTKDVAAVVTISNEGADGYVVADAVQWLSKN
- a CDS encoding NAD(P)/FAD-dependent oxidoreductase — translated: MQVEPPSSDSTYDVVVIGGALSGAATATLILRHNPGVRLLIVEKSEKLGRRVGEATVEVSAFFMGRVLGLTQYLNENQLVKQGLRFWFKNEEVKNVSEASELGAKYLSRIASYQLDRSTFDEEVLRRAGLAGAEIIRPATVSNVTLNDGGMQTLDVSHQGQKRTVSTRWIVDASGLAAVLARKNGWWRSNTEHPTAAAWSRWTNVKDWDSRELAEKYPEWSRAVYGIRNTATNHIIGDGWWSWWIPLKGGSVSVGVVFDQRIVDFPQDGGKVADRLKTFLMKHPVASEMLADAEYDEEDVHWRRNLAYYSTTFAGDGFVLVGDAAAFMDPFYSPGMDWISFTTSSAANLITQQHNGKPMTELVVKYNRDFSVCHRRWFESLYKDKYEYMGEFDLMSLAFRLDLGLYYWGVVEAPYNHGETALYAPPFSPPSGVIFSKLMSTYNRRFAKIARRRRRVGTLGRTNKANRCLIPGFMLKRSDTLRLFPLLAEWAWLEIKEGWRSWLEPDEGPPLIEKAPATKPAPAA